One genomic region from Quercus robur chromosome 4, dhQueRobu3.1, whole genome shotgun sequence encodes:
- the LOC126722305 gene encoding transcription repressor OFP13: MSKKIMKLPSLFKNKETTKQPWQWPSCKEPRTLSFRARDDMFKTVNSMFFDPNIDGVETPESWFTTSSESASFSTESEDLDNGESLEMLVRGVRSERLFFEPEDTSSILVKPKDDGIPFKESVVLAMDSDDPYIDFRRSMEEMVETHGLKDWECLEELLGCYLKMNGKKNHGFIVGAFVDLLVSLSSTSCSDSTSYSSAVSSFPSSPLCSSVGQNEIEEIEVQQMVMS; the protein is encoded by the coding sequence ATGAGCaagaagatcatgaagttgcctTCTCTTTTCAAGaacaaagaaacaacaaagCAGCCATGGCAATGGCCCTCATGTAAGGAGCCAAGGACCCTTTCTTTCCGAGCTAGAGATGACATGTTCAAGACTGTGAACTCCATGTTCTTTGACCCTAATATTGATGGGGTTGAAACACCTGAGTCTTGGTTCACAACCTCTTCTGAGTCTGCAAGCTTTTCAACCGAGTCTGAGGACTTGGATAATGGTGAGTCATTGGAGATGCTAGTTCGTGGGGTGAGGTCTGAGAGGCTGTTTTTTGAGCCTGAGGACACAAGCTCGATCTTGGTGAAACCAAAGGATGATGGGattccatttaaagaaagtgtGGTGTTGGCAATGGACTCTGACGATCCATACATTGATTTCAGAAGGTCAATGGAGGAGATGGTTGAAACTCATGGGCTGAAAGATTGGGAGTGCTTGGAAGAGTTGCTAGGGTGCTATTTGAAGATGAATGGAAAGAAGAATCATGGGTTCATAGTTGGAGCCTTTGTGGATCTGCTTGTTAGTCTTTCTTCCACTTCTTGTTCTGATTCAACTTCTTATTCTTCTGCTGTTTcttcctttccttcttctccattatGTTCTTCTGTGGGCCAGAATGAGATAGAAGAGATAGAAGTACAACAGATGGTAATGTCTTAG